In the Nocardia asteroides genome, TCGGCGTCGTGCTCATCGGGCAACACGCCACCACCGTTGGGTCGGTGGTAGTGCAGGTCGGTGCCGTTCGAGAGCTCTCGCTGAAGGCTCGTGAAGTCGGTTGACGGCGAGCTGTACTTCAGCT is a window encoding:
- a CDS encoding DUF3073 domain-containing protein; the protein is MGRGRAKAKQTKVARELKYSSPSTDFTSLQRELSNGTDLHYHRPNGGGVLPDEHDADESPSRWNSDDDDYDDWRR